In Microbacterium lushaniae, the following are encoded in one genomic region:
- the cofC gene encoding 2-phospho-L-lactate guanylyltransferase, producing the protein MTPNPPLEPVTSANEPEYGADGWVVIVPVKPATVGKTRLADAAVDRAALARAIALDTIAAAAGATRVARVVVVTDDQELIRAATGTPRVEIVREVDAAGLDAAIALGAQAAGQGAPRAALLGDLPALRSVDLDAALGAAGSVERGLVPDAEGTGSTLVTARPGAVWTTAFGEDSAARHRLLGCTDLDVPEDSTLRRDVDTPAQLAAAEALGLGPRTAALLSAAPVA; encoded by the coding sequence ATGACCCCGAACCCGCCGCTGGAACCGGTTACGAGCGCGAATGAGCCGGAGTACGGCGCGGACGGGTGGGTCGTGATCGTCCCGGTCAAGCCCGCGACGGTCGGAAAGACGCGGCTCGCCGATGCGGCGGTCGACCGCGCTGCCCTCGCTCGCGCGATCGCGCTCGACACCATCGCCGCGGCGGCAGGCGCGACCCGCGTCGCGCGCGTCGTCGTCGTGACAGACGATCAGGAGCTGATCCGGGCGGCGACGGGGACGCCGCGGGTGGAGATCGTACGCGAGGTGGATGCGGCGGGCCTGGACGCCGCGATCGCCCTCGGCGCGCAGGCGGCGGGCCAGGGCGCACCCCGCGCCGCTCTCCTCGGCGACCTGCCGGCGCTGCGCTCCGTCGACCTCGACGCGGCGCTGGGCGCCGCCGGGTCGGTGGAGCGCGGGCTCGTTCCCGATGCCGAGGGCACCGGGTCGACGCTCGTCACCGCCCGCCCGGGAGCGGTGTGGACGACGGCGTTCGGCGAGGACTCCGCCGCCCGCCACCGGCTGCTCGGATGCACCGACCTCGACGTGCCGGAGGACTCGACCCTGCGCCGCGACGTGGACACTCCCGCACAGCTGGCGGCCGCGGAGGCCCTGGGGCTCGGACCCCGCACCGCCGCCCTGCTGAGCGCCGCACCGGTCGCGTAG
- the cofD gene encoding 2-phospho-L-lactate transferase: MHSRRGDALSAEDGPRVVVLAGGVGGAKFTLGVRAALGRRGAPEATVVVNTGDDLWLSGVRLQPDVDSITYALAGVNDTHRGWGRADDTERVNAELQEWGAGWPWFTLGDLDLGTHLARTGWLRDGLTPTQVLERMSRRWNLGARLLPMTDAEADTIVTVRDADGAERDLHFQEWWTRHRAALTPVRFDNPGIAAASPAPGVVEAIAAADVVLVAPSNPVVSIGPILAVPGMREALAAASAVVGVSPIIGGRVVRGMADVCLTAIGVETSAAAVAAHYGARSSGGLLDAWLIAEEDAAAAPDVDAAGIRSVVAPLWMTDVDASAAIVDAALAAAS; this comes from the coding sequence GTGCACTCTCGCCGGGGTGATGCACTTTCGGCGGAGGATGGTCCGCGCGTCGTCGTGCTGGCCGGCGGCGTCGGCGGCGCGAAGTTCACGCTCGGCGTGCGCGCGGCCCTGGGTCGCCGAGGGGCGCCGGAGGCCACCGTCGTGGTCAACACCGGAGACGACCTGTGGCTCTCGGGCGTGCGGCTGCAGCCCGATGTCGACTCGATCACGTACGCCCTCGCGGGCGTGAACGACACCCACCGCGGCTGGGGGAGGGCCGACGACACCGAGCGGGTCAACGCCGAGCTGCAGGAGTGGGGCGCGGGCTGGCCGTGGTTCACGCTCGGCGACCTCGATCTCGGCACGCACCTGGCACGCACCGGATGGCTGCGCGACGGCCTCACCCCCACCCAGGTGCTCGAGCGGATGTCGCGGCGCTGGAACCTGGGCGCGCGCCTGCTGCCCATGACCGACGCCGAGGCCGACACGATCGTCACGGTGCGGGACGCCGACGGCGCCGAGCGCGACCTGCACTTCCAGGAGTGGTGGACGCGCCATCGCGCCGCACTCACGCCGGTGCGCTTCGACAACCCCGGCATCGCGGCCGCGTCCCCTGCCCCCGGAGTGGTCGAGGCCATCGCCGCCGCCGACGTCGTGCTCGTGGCGCCGTCGAACCCGGTCGTCTCGATCGGGCCGATCCTGGCCGTGCCGGGGATGCGCGAGGCGCTGGCGGCCGCATCCGCCGTCGTCGGTGTCTCGCCCATCATCGGCGGCCGGGTCGTTCGCGGCATGGCCGACGTGTGCCTCACGGCGATCGGCGTCGAGACCTCCGCGGCCGCCGTCGCCGCGCACTACGGCGCGCGAAGCTCGGGCGGGCTGCTCGACGCGTGGCTGATCGCCGAGGAGGACGCCGCTGCCGCGCCGGACGTGGATGCCGCGGGCATACGGTCGGTGGTGGCGCCGCTGTGGATGACCGACGTGGACGCCTCGGCCGCGATCGTCGACGCCGCACTCGCTGCCGCGTCCTGA
- a CDS encoding glutamate-1-semialdehyde 2,1-aminomutase, giving the protein MTDRNDEWFDRARDVIPGGVNSPVRAYGSVGGTPRFLASARGATVTDEAGRTYIDLVASWGPALLGHAHPDVVAAVQDAASRGLSFGAPTSGEVELADLIASRVTVGTARPVEKVRLVSTGTEATMTAIRLARGVTGRDLLVKFAGHYHGHSDGLLAAAGSGIATLALPGSAGVPAPIAAQTLVLPYNDLDAVRDAFALHGDRIAAVIVEAAAANMGVVPPAPGYNAALADIAHEHGALFLLDEVLTGFRVHPAGFWGLQQAAGEEYTPDLFTFGKVVGGGMPLAALGGRADVMDALAPAGPVYQAGTLSGNPLSVAAGLATLRGATPDVYARVDAAASAIADALSAALTAEGVVHAVPRAGSLFGVAFLPDAPRDYATALTQESWRYAPLFHAMLDAGVSLPPSVYEAWFLTAAHDDDAVSRVIEALPAAARAAASAVAP; this is encoded by the coding sequence ATGACCGACCGCAACGACGAGTGGTTCGACAGGGCCCGCGACGTGATCCCGGGCGGGGTGAACTCGCCCGTGCGCGCCTACGGGTCCGTCGGGGGCACGCCGCGCTTCCTGGCGTCGGCGCGCGGCGCGACGGTGACGGATGAGGCCGGTCGCACGTACATCGACCTCGTGGCGTCGTGGGGCCCGGCCCTGCTCGGGCACGCACATCCCGACGTCGTCGCCGCCGTGCAGGACGCGGCATCCCGCGGGCTCTCCTTCGGGGCTCCCACCTCGGGCGAGGTGGAGCTGGCCGACCTGATCGCCTCCCGCGTCACGGTCGGTACGGCCCGCCCGGTCGAGAAGGTGCGGCTGGTCTCCACCGGCACCGAGGCGACCATGACCGCCATCCGCCTCGCGCGCGGGGTCACCGGGCGCGACCTGCTGGTCAAGTTCGCCGGTCACTACCACGGCCACTCCGACGGGCTCCTGGCCGCGGCCGGCTCCGGCATCGCGACGCTGGCCCTCCCCGGATCGGCGGGCGTGCCCGCCCCCATCGCCGCGCAGACCCTCGTGCTGCCCTACAACGACCTCGACGCCGTGCGCGACGCCTTCGCCCTCCACGGCGACCGCATCGCCGCCGTCATCGTGGAGGCGGCCGCGGCGAACATGGGCGTGGTGCCGCCGGCCCCGGGCTACAACGCCGCGCTCGCCGACATCGCCCACGAGCACGGCGCGCTGTTCCTCCTCGACGAGGTGCTCACCGGGTTCCGCGTGCATCCGGCCGGGTTCTGGGGGCTGCAGCAGGCCGCGGGCGAGGAGTACACGCCCGACCTGTTCACCTTCGGCAAGGTTGTCGGCGGCGGGATGCCGCTGGCCGCCCTCGGCGGACGCGCCGACGTCATGGACGCCCTCGCCCCGGCCGGCCCGGTGTATCAGGCGGGCACGCTGTCGGGCAATCCGCTGTCGGTCGCGGCGGGCCTGGCGACGCTGCGCGGGGCGACACCGGACGTCTACGCGCGCGTGGATGCCGCGGCATCCGCGATCGCCGACGCGCTGTCGGCGGCGCTCACGGCCGAGGGCGTCGTGCACGCCGTACCCCGGGCGGGCTCCCTGTTCGGCGTCGCGTTCCTCCCCGACGCCCCGCGAGACTACGCCACCGCGCTCACGCAGGAGTCGTGGCGCTACGCGCCGCTGTTCCACGCGATGCTCGACGCGGGCGTGTCGCTGCCGCCGAGCGTCTACGAGGCGTGGTTCCTCACCGCTGCGCACGACGATGACGCCGTGAGCCGGGTGATCGAGGCCCTCCCCGCCGCCGCGCGGGCCGCCGCATCCGCCGTCGCGCCGTGA
- the hemB gene encoding porphobilinogen synthase — translation MSFPQHRPRRLRHTPAVRRLARETHLVPSQLVLPLFVREGIADPVPISSMPGVHQHTLDSLRAAAADAATAGLGGVMLFGVPAVRDAVGSGADDPRGILNVATEALVAEVGDALVVQTDLCLDEFTDHGHCGVLDARGGVDNDATLERYAAMALAQARAGSGMLGLSGMMDGQVAHVRAALDAEGFTDTLLLAYSAKYAGAFYGPFREAVDSQLTGDRRTYQLDPGNGREGVREALLDVDEGADVVMVKPALPYLDVLADVRAAVDVPVWAYQVSGEYAMVEAAAANGWIDRRRAIEESLVSIRRAGADAILTYWAAEAARWLRADL, via the coding sequence GTGAGCTTCCCGCAGCATCGCCCCCGGCGCCTCCGCCACACTCCGGCCGTACGCCGCCTCGCGCGGGAGACTCACCTCGTCCCCTCGCAGCTGGTCCTCCCGCTGTTCGTGCGCGAGGGCATCGCCGATCCGGTGCCGATCTCCTCGATGCCGGGCGTGCACCAGCACACCCTCGACTCCCTGCGGGCGGCGGCTGCGGATGCCGCGACGGCCGGGCTCGGCGGAGTCATGCTGTTCGGCGTCCCGGCGGTGCGCGACGCGGTCGGATCCGGTGCCGACGATCCCCGTGGCATCCTCAACGTCGCCACCGAGGCGCTCGTGGCCGAAGTGGGCGACGCCCTCGTGGTGCAGACCGATCTGTGCCTGGACGAATTCACCGACCACGGCCACTGCGGCGTCCTGGACGCCCGCGGCGGTGTCGACAACGACGCCACCCTCGAGCGGTACGCCGCGATGGCTCTCGCTCAGGCGCGCGCGGGGTCGGGGATGCTGGGGCTGTCGGGGATGATGGACGGCCAGGTGGCGCACGTGCGGGCGGCTCTGGATGCCGAGGGCTTCACGGACACGCTGCTGCTGGCCTATTCGGCGAAGTACGCGGGAGCCTTCTACGGGCCGTTCCGCGAGGCGGTCGATTCGCAGCTGACCGGCGATCGCCGCACGTACCAGCTCGACCCGGGCAACGGCCGCGAGGGCGTGCGCGAGGCGCTGCTGGATGTGGACGAGGGCGCCGACGTCGTCATGGTCAAGCCCGCCCTGCCGTACCTGGACGTGCTCGCCGACGTGCGCGCCGCCGTGGACGTGCCCGTGTGGGCGTACCAGGTGTCGGGCGAGTACGCGATGGTCGAGGCCGCCGCCGCGAACGGCTGGATCGACCGCCGCCGCGCGATCGAGGAGAGCCTCGTGTCGATCCGCCGCGCCGGCGCCGACGCCATCCTGACCTATTGGGCGGCCGAGGCCGCCCGCTGGCTCCGCGCCGACCTGTGA
- a CDS encoding uroporphyrinogen-III synthase translates to MNHSSRHTPAPSKPLAGWRVLVPRGGPWGDGVAATLRQQGAVPVIAPLINFAPTNDQASLEQALADLAAGAFDWLTVTSATTVDVLYAYRAQIPAKTKIAAVGETTAAALQAVGYRVDLVPERDNSAAGLAEEMIARESAPRDVLTLRSEIAKPVLTRLLAEAGHRVRSVVAYRTVGVPVSDKVAADVASGRINAVLVTSGSVAEQVHAQFPDIPAATVIAAIGPRTAKDARRSGLSVDVIADQQTVDALIDAVSRFSLPHASDELQP, encoded by the coding sequence ATGAATCACAGCTCCCGGCATACGCCGGCACCCAGCAAGCCCCTGGCGGGCTGGCGTGTGCTCGTGCCGCGCGGGGGCCCGTGGGGTGACGGCGTGGCCGCGACCCTCCGTCAGCAGGGCGCCGTGCCCGTGATCGCCCCGCTGATCAACTTCGCCCCGACCAACGACCAGGCGAGCCTCGAGCAGGCACTCGCCGACCTCGCCGCCGGGGCGTTCGACTGGCTCACCGTCACCAGTGCGACGACGGTGGACGTGCTCTACGCCTACCGCGCGCAGATCCCCGCCAAGACCAAGATCGCAGCCGTGGGTGAGACGACGGCCGCAGCCCTCCAGGCCGTCGGCTACCGCGTCGATCTCGTCCCCGAGCGCGACAACTCCGCCGCGGGACTCGCGGAGGAGATGATCGCCCGCGAGAGTGCGCCGCGCGACGTGCTCACGCTGCGCAGCGAGATCGCCAAGCCCGTCCTCACGCGGCTGCTGGCGGAGGCCGGCCACCGGGTTCGCAGCGTCGTGGCCTACCGCACCGTGGGGGTGCCGGTGTCGGACAAGGTCGCGGCCGACGTGGCATCCGGCCGGATCAACGCCGTCCTCGTCACGAGCGGTTCGGTCGCCGAGCAGGTGCACGCCCAGTTCCCCGACATCCCCGCCGCGACCGTGATCGCCGCCATCGGTCCCCGCACCGCCAAGGACGCACGCCGCAGCGGTCTGAGCGTGGATGTCATCGCCGATCAGCAGACCGTGGACGCGCTCATCGACGCCGTCTCCCGCTTCTCCCTCCCGCACGCCTCCGACGAGTTGCAGCCGTGA
- the hemC gene encoding hydroxymethylbilane synthase: MTLRLGTRRSALALAQSQQVADALAAASGQAVELVPIVSEGDVSRASLSQLGGRGVFATTLREALLAGRCDLLVHSLKDLPTAQPPQLVIAATPAREDARDVVITRDGTPLGDLAEGAVVGTGSPRRIAQVRRRNPRVSVQDLRGNVDSRLARVRDGELDAVILAAAGLSRLGGDLGGLHAEPLGLADWPTAPGQGALAVETTADADAALLAALSSLDDAATRTAVTAERAVLAGLDAGCSAPVGTHAEVTDGDLRVRAIVYALDGARRVGLDRTVRLELPPPDQRGYGGYPGSGDGADAADGADPIARATRTGHDIARRLLERGAADLVPRESTP; this comes from the coding sequence ATGACCCTGCGCCTGGGCACGCGGCGCAGCGCGCTGGCCCTCGCTCAATCCCAGCAGGTCGCCGACGCGCTCGCGGCGGCGTCGGGGCAGGCCGTCGAACTGGTCCCGATCGTGAGCGAGGGCGATGTCTCCCGGGCGTCGCTGTCGCAGCTGGGCGGCCGCGGGGTGTTCGCCACGACGCTGCGCGAGGCGCTGCTGGCCGGGCGCTGCGACCTGCTCGTCCATTCGCTGAAGGATCTGCCCACCGCGCAGCCCCCGCAGCTCGTGATCGCGGCCACCCCGGCACGGGAGGACGCACGCGATGTCGTGATCACCCGTGACGGTACGCCGCTGGGCGACCTCGCCGAGGGCGCCGTCGTGGGGACCGGGTCGCCGCGGCGCATCGCCCAGGTGCGGCGCCGCAACCCCCGTGTGAGCGTGCAGGACCTCCGCGGCAACGTCGACTCCCGCCTCGCCCGTGTGCGCGACGGCGAGCTGGATGCGGTCATCCTCGCCGCCGCAGGGCTCTCCCGTCTCGGCGGCGACCTGGGCGGTCTGCACGCGGAGCCGCTCGGGCTGGCCGACTGGCCGACCGCGCCGGGCCAGGGCGCGCTCGCGGTGGAGACCACCGCCGATGCCGACGCCGCGCTGCTCGCCGCGCTCTCGAGCCTCGACGACGCCGCGACCCGCACCGCGGTCACGGCGGAGCGCGCGGTCCTGGCCGGCCTGGATGCGGGGTGCTCGGCGCCGGTCGGAACGCATGCGGAGGTCACGGACGGGGATCTGCGGGTTCGCGCCATCGTCTACGCCCTCGACGGGGCGCGGAGAGTGGGGCTGGACCGCACCGTTCGTCTGGAACTCCCTCCGCCCGACCAGCGGGGGTATGGTGGGTACCCAGGTAGCGGCGATGGCGCGGATGCTGCCGACGGCGCGGACCCGATCGCGCGTGCTACGCGCACCGGGCACGACATTGCACGTCGGCTGCTCGAACGCGGGGCGGCCGATCTGGTACCACGAGAGTCGACCCCATGA
- the hemQ gene encoding hydrogen peroxide-dependent heme synthase, protein MPEHSPESVFTLWAVLRRDPDNPVAEPDDTELSDIVALIESGGVTVRGFYDVSGLRADADLMIWMHGPDAEALQRDLRRLRRTELLRPLLPVWNAMGVHRDAEFNRAHVPGFLRGVPAKQWLTVYPFVRSYEWYLLPEAERRAMLADHGRKGAAFTGVTANTVASFALGDYEWLLPMEADVLTDLVDMMRELRYTEARRHVREEVPFFTGRRIDPREVPEVLQ, encoded by the coding sequence ATGCCCGAGCACTCTCCCGAATCCGTGTTCACTCTCTGGGCGGTGCTCCGCCGTGACCCTGACAATCCCGTCGCCGAGCCCGACGACACCGAATTGAGCGACATCGTCGCCCTCATCGAGAGCGGCGGGGTCACCGTGCGCGGCTTCTACGACGTCAGTGGCCTGCGCGCCGACGCCGACCTGATGATCTGGATGCACGGCCCGGATGCCGAAGCTCTGCAGCGCGACCTGCGCCGCCTTCGCCGTACCGAACTGCTCCGTCCGCTGCTGCCGGTGTGGAACGCGATGGGGGTGCACCGCGACGCGGAGTTCAACCGCGCACACGTCCCCGGCTTCCTGCGGGGCGTTCCGGCGAAGCAGTGGCTGACGGTGTACCCGTTCGTGCGCAGCTACGAGTGGTACCTGCTTCCCGAAGCCGAGCGCCGCGCGATGCTCGCCGACCACGGTCGCAAGGGCGCCGCCTTCACCGGTGTGACCGCCAACACCGTCGCATCCTTCGCGCTGGGCGATTACGAGTGGCTCCTGCCCATGGAAGCCGACGTGCTCACCGATCTCGTCGACATGATGCGCGAACTCCGCTACACGGAGGCCCGCCGGCACGTCCGCGAGGAGGTGCCGTTCTTCACGGGGCGCCGCATCGACCCGCGCGAGGTGCCCGAGGTGCTCCAGTGA
- a CDS encoding phage holin family protein yields MTTPRGFRDRADESLFTLLGDIPELVRNLVVAEINAAKKWLGETAKQAGIGAGWLVGALFVLFWSLPVFFAFVIAGLSSWWPVWLSALVVFGVMLVIVAILALLGIMRFRRLGSGENPGQAVAEDIRIVKEARE; encoded by the coding sequence ATGACCACGCCGCGCGGGTTCCGCGACCGCGCCGACGAGAGTCTGTTCACGCTGCTCGGGGACATCCCCGAGCTCGTGCGCAATCTTGTCGTCGCCGAGATCAATGCCGCCAAGAAGTGGCTGGGCGAAACGGCGAAGCAGGCCGGGATCGGGGCCGGGTGGCTCGTCGGCGCCCTGTTCGTGCTGTTCTGGTCGCTGCCGGTGTTCTTCGCCTTCGTGATCGCCGGCCTGTCGTCGTGGTGGCCGGTGTGGCTGTCGGCCCTCGTGGTGTTCGGCGTGATGCTGGTCATCGTCGCGATCCTCGCGCTCCTGGGCATCATGCGATTCCGCCGACTCGGATCCGGGGAGAACCCCGGACAGGCGGTGGCCGAAGACATCCGGATCGTGAAAGAGGCCCGCGAATGA
- the hemG gene encoding protoporphyrinogen oxidase, protein MSEGPLDHLAAHAREKHVVVVGGGIAGLVAALECAKVGMRVTVLEQGPRVGGVVRSAEIDGLVLDVGAESYATRGGTVRSLVDELGLSEEVTTPRPAGAWVAGLPGGAAAPLPRGGVLGIPDNPWAPEVRRIIGWRGVWRAYLDRLRPPLTIGHQQSLGQLVRSRMGARVLERLVAPVTSGVYSARPDDIDVDLAAPGLNAALTRTGSLSGAVAELRGGRTAAPGSAVEGLRGGMSTLVDALAERVLQLGGDIRTGTRVRGLDATEKGWAVHVAPHEGDAASAEDGAAPPVDADAVIVAVPEGAARELLAPVAPLLDREAAPSPVVEVVTLVVDSAALDAAPRGSGVLTVPGTGAAKALTHSTAKWEWVARAAGQGRHVLRVSFGAQGEEPATAQLDDAAAASLALTEAARMLGVRLDAAHVRGARRERYAQAQPAATIGRAATTAAARGALSAVAGLGATGAWLAGTGLAQVVPDARAEADRIRSALLWRDAGSGA, encoded by the coding sequence GTGAGCGAGGGCCCGCTGGACCACCTCGCCGCGCACGCCCGCGAGAAGCATGTCGTGGTCGTCGGCGGCGGCATCGCCGGCCTGGTCGCCGCGCTGGAATGCGCGAAGGTCGGGATGCGCGTGACGGTGCTCGAACAGGGGCCGCGCGTGGGCGGTGTCGTGCGGTCGGCGGAGATCGACGGCCTCGTCCTGGATGTGGGCGCCGAGAGCTATGCCACCCGCGGCGGCACGGTGCGTTCCCTCGTCGACGAACTCGGGCTGAGCGAGGAGGTCACCACCCCCCGCCCCGCCGGCGCGTGGGTGGCGGGTCTGCCGGGCGGGGCAGCGGCGCCGCTGCCGCGCGGCGGCGTGCTGGGCATCCCCGACAACCCGTGGGCGCCGGAGGTGCGGCGCATCATCGGCTGGCGCGGCGTGTGGCGTGCCTACCTCGACCGTCTGCGTCCGCCGCTCACCATCGGCCACCAGCAGAGCCTCGGGCAGCTCGTGCGCAGCCGGATGGGCGCGCGCGTGCTGGAGCGTCTCGTCGCCCCCGTGACCAGCGGGGTGTACTCCGCCCGTCCCGACGACATCGACGTCGACCTGGCAGCGCCAGGGCTGAACGCCGCCCTGACGCGGACGGGATCGCTCAGCGGCGCCGTCGCCGAGCTGCGCGGCGGCCGCACCGCCGCACCGGGGAGTGCGGTGGAGGGCCTGCGCGGAGGCATGTCGACGCTCGTGGACGCTCTCGCCGAGCGGGTGCTGCAGCTGGGCGGCGACATCCGCACCGGCACGCGGGTGCGCGGCCTGGACGCCACCGAGAAGGGCTGGGCGGTGCACGTGGCCCCCCACGAGGGCGATGCCGCGTCCGCCGAGGACGGGGCGGCCCCGCCGGTCGACGCCGACGCCGTCATCGTGGCGGTGCCGGAAGGCGCCGCGCGCGAACTGCTCGCTCCGGTCGCGCCGCTGCTGGATCGCGAGGCGGCGCCCTCGCCCGTCGTGGAGGTCGTCACCCTCGTCGTCGATTCCGCCGCGCTGGACGCCGCACCCCGGGGCTCTGGGGTGCTCACGGTGCCGGGCACGGGGGCGGCGAAGGCCCTCACGCACTCGACGGCGAAGTGGGAGTGGGTGGCGCGCGCCGCCGGCCAGGGCCGCCACGTGCTGCGGGTCTCCTTCGGCGCGCAGGGGGAGGAACCGGCCACCGCGCAGCTCGACGACGCCGCGGCCGCGTCCCTGGCGCTCACTGAGGCCGCCAGGATGCTGGGCGTCCGACTGGATGCGGCCCACGTGCGCGGCGCGCGGCGCGAACGCTACGCGCAGGCGCAGCCGGCGGCCACGATCGGCCGCGCCGCCACGACCGCCGCGGCCCGCGGTGCCCTCAGCGCCGTCGCGGGCCTGGGCGCGACGGGCGCGTGGCTGGCAGGCACGGGGCTCGCCCAGGTCGTGCCGGACGCACGTGCCGAGGCCGACCGCATCCGCTCGGCGCTGCTGTGGCGCGACGCGGGCTCGGGCGCGTGA
- the hemE gene encoding uroporphyrinogen decarboxylase, producing MGDVASPDAPLLRALRGDRPDRTPVWFMRQAGRSLPEYRELRVGTRMLDACLTPDLAAEITLQPVRRHGVDAGIFFSDIVIPLRLAGIDVEIEPGRGPVFADPVRTASDVARVTAIDPAAVAEAAGPVREAVRIVTDELGDTPLIGFAGAPFTLAAYLVEGAPSKEHLRARAMMHADPASWHRLAGWLAEVSGAFLQAQVRAGASAVQLFDSWAGSLSAADYRAYAAPHSRAAFEGVAAPRIHFGVGTGPFLADMRLDGIADAVGVDWRQPLDEAAAVLGEGTTVQGNIDPALLSAPEEVLLAHVADVLARGRRARAHILNLGHGVPPDTDPDVLSRIVAFAHEEAV from the coding sequence ATGGGAGACGTGGCCTCACCCGACGCACCCCTTCTCCGTGCCCTCCGCGGCGACCGCCCCGACCGCACCCCGGTGTGGTTCATGCGCCAGGCCGGCCGTTCGCTGCCGGAGTACCGCGAACTCCGCGTGGGTACGCGGATGCTGGACGCGTGTCTGACACCCGACCTGGCGGCCGAGATCACGCTGCAGCCGGTGCGGCGCCACGGAGTCGACGCGGGCATCTTCTTCAGCGACATCGTCATCCCGCTGCGCCTCGCCGGCATCGACGTGGAGATCGAGCCGGGGCGCGGACCGGTCTTCGCCGACCCGGTGCGCACCGCATCCGATGTCGCGCGCGTCACCGCGATCGACCCGGCCGCCGTCGCGGAGGCCGCCGGCCCCGTGCGCGAGGCGGTGCGCATCGTCACCGACGAACTCGGCGACACGCCCCTCATCGGCTTCGCCGGCGCCCCCTTCACGCTCGCGGCGTACCTCGTCGAGGGGGCACCCTCCAAGGAGCACCTGCGTGCGCGCGCGATGATGCACGCCGATCCCGCATCCTGGCATCGGCTGGCCGGCTGGCTCGCCGAGGTGTCGGGGGCGTTCCTCCAGGCGCAGGTGCGGGCCGGCGCCTCGGCCGTGCAGCTGTTCGACTCGTGGGCCGGCTCGCTGTCCGCCGCCGACTATCGCGCGTACGCCGCACCGCACTCGCGCGCAGCGTTCGAGGGCGTGGCGGCGCCCCGCATCCACTTCGGTGTCGGCACCGGTCCGTTCCTCGCCGACATGCGCCTGGACGGGATCGCCGATGCCGTGGGCGTGGACTGGCGCCAGCCGCTGGATGAGGCCGCCGCGGTCCTGGGCGAGGGCACGACGGTGCAGGGGAACATCGACCCGGCGCTGCTGTCGGCACCCGAAGAGGTCCTCCTCGCGCACGTCGCGGACGTGCTGGCGCGCGGCCGACGTGCGCGCGCGCACATCCTCAACCTCGGTCACGGCGTGCCACCCGACACCGATCCGGACGTGCTGAGCCGCATCGTGGCCTTCGCCCATGAGGAGGCGGTGTGA